One Glycine max cultivar Williams 82 chromosome 3, Glycine_max_v4.0, whole genome shotgun sequence DNA window includes the following coding sequences:
- the LOC100794414 gene encoding protein EARLY RESPONSIVE TO DEHYDRATION 15 encodes MALVSGGRSTLNPNAPLYIPAAFRQVEDFSPEWWQLVTTLTWYHDYWLSQQHDEGAFYGEDDGFDGNDVVDLLPDSFDLDAGEDLFEEFIRSSESQEETGPKVTA; translated from the exons ATGGCACTAGTCTCTGGAGGAAGATCAACACTGAACCCTAACGCCCCTCTTTACATTCCTGCCGCGTTTCGCCAAGTGGAGGATTTCTCTCCGGAATGGTGGCAGCTGGTGACGACGCTGACATGGTACCATGACTACTGGCTAAGCCAGCAGCACGATGAGGGAGCCTTCTACGGCGAGGACGACGGGTTTGATGGCAATGATGTCGTTGATTTGCTTCCTGATTCGTTTGATCTTGATGCTGGCGAGGATCTTTTTGAAGAGTTTATAAGATCTTCTGAATCCCAAG AAGAAACTGGACCCAAAGTAACTGCATGA
- the LOC100793897 gene encoding uncharacterized protein isoform X1 — MRRHCRLWWPKQLLSNEESSSSILLGWFVTCSPSSLDIIVAFTCSEVLLSSYSPGIEGIIDGTCGSMPSVLEDKSKFSVLGLCVTGPTTSNGLMNGAEDDKKKFSEHGNALQEGGTDGKNNSMSCRCFQLDGSLRKSSQYVLGRSNWVLLMFDSPEQNDVVIHRLPKLHHIHWNGLTVSQYDVHVIIYETPSYGAHHFSLCHSGSNEQAKTSIKNPKWVDELHKKQQFIELDTIILAINCTAAAKRIFETHLVPRRSLSQLSIFPMLYVVIGHLFSKFWASISTMLYIVLQFFQTHFSYESESWAYVKSTNVFMKTAWINMRIRCGQILYWPIFLRENDPRSQSCVEYVEKAAMHRHSMWSTLVVDILLGNLVGWALLYRAESVCLSVLNFMHGFSTFLRSGCVWLMGNPAGFKLNAELAGVLGMASLNAVQIWSTLWIFVGYIFNYIIQGLSVLGILCGFTVPAALVIDMIALATLHISTLHWFISLVYSSQLQALAALWRLFRGRKWNPLRQRLDSFDYTVKQHIVGSLLFTPLLLLLPTTSVFYIFFSIMDTTINLVCLLIEVTISVIHVTPYTKIFLWLVRQGRFPSGIWLEIIGCQSNSTASPSADITDEMTSYKESLHLKDFNREKSSSLVSALHSNYLSIGKIISPHYIHVFLGVSGSSISTVAHGILIGQRMPSMRGTLLPSPMPWTSMHYKEYWRLCHDSLIACFR; from the exons ATGAGAAGACATTGTAGGCTTTGGTGGCCAAAGCAACTTTTATCAAATGAAGAATCATCATCCAGTATTTTGTTGGGGTGGTTTGTCACCTGCTCACCATCATCCCTTGACATTATTGTAGCCTTTACTTGCAGTGAAGTCTTGCTTTCTAGTTATAGTCCTGGCATTGAG GGAATCATTGATGGCACATGTGGGAGCATGCCTTCAGTTCTTGAGGATAAGTCCAAGTTCTCTGTGCTTGGTCTGTGTGTCACTGGCCCTACTACTAGTAATGGTTTGATGAATGGGGCGGAAGATGACAAAAAGAAGTTCTCTGAGCATGGCAATGCTTTGCAAGAGGGAGGTACAGATGGAAAGAATAACTCTATGAGTTGTCGATGCTTCCAGTTAGATGGTTCATTGAGGAAAAGTAGCCAATATGTTCTTGGAAGAAGTAATTGGGTTCTGCTCATGTTTGATTCTCCTGAACAGAATGATGTAGTAATACACAGGCTTCCAAAATTGCATCACATTCATTGGAATGGACTAACTGTGTCACAATATGATGTTCAC GTTATAATTTATGAAACACCCTCTTATGGTGCTCATCATTTCTCATTATGTCATTCGGGTTCAAATGAGCAAGCTAAAACTTCCATTAAAAATCCTAAATGGGTCGATGAGCTTCATAAAAAGCAGCAATTCATTGAATTG GATACAATTATTCTGGCAATTAATTGCACTGCTGCTGCTAAAAGAATTTTTGAGACACACCTGGTCCCAAGAAGATCATTGAGCCAGCTCTCCATATTTCCCAT GCTTTATGTTGTCATAGGGCACCTGTTTTCCAAATTTTGGGCTTCGATCTCCACCATGCTCTATATTGTTCTTCAGTTTTTCCAAACACATTTTAGTTACGAATCAGAATCATGGGCATATGTGAAATCAACAAATGTATTCATGAAGACTGCTTGGATTAATATGCGAATCCGTTGTGGTCAGATATTATATTGGCCAATCTTTCTTCGGGAAAATGACCCCAG GTCACAATCATGTGTTGAATATGTAGAGAAAGCTGCAATGCATAGGCATTCTATGTGGTCTACTTTGGTTGTTGATATTCTCCTGGGAAACTTGGTTGGCTGGGCATTACTATATCGCGCAGAATCAGTTTGCCTTTCAGTTTTGAACTTTATGCATGGGTTTTCCACATTTTTGCGCTCTGGGTGTGTGTGGTTAATGGGAAACCCTGCAGGCTTCAAATTGAATGCTGAGTTGGCAGGAGTACTTGGCATGGCTTCTTTGAATGCAGTCCAGATATGGTCAACACTCTGGATCTTTGTGGGTTACATCttcaattatattattcaaGGGCTTTCTGTCTTAGGAATCCTTTGTGGATTCACTGTTCCTGCTGCTTTGGTCATAGACATGATTGCACTGGCAACTTTACACATTTCAACTCTTCATTGGTTCATTTCACTTGTATATTCATCACAATTACAGGCATTAGCAGCCTTGTGGCGGCTTTTCAG GGGTCGGAAATGGAATCCTCTGAGGCAGCGGTTGGATAGCTTTGACTATACTGTGAAGCAACACATTGTTGGATCTCTTTTATTTACACCACTTCTACTTCTTTTACCAACTACTTCCGTTTTCTATATATTCTTTAGTATCATGGACACAACCATTAACCTTGTCTGTCTACTGATTGAAGTCACTATTTCAGTAATTCATGTTACCCCTTATACCAAGATATTTCTTTGGTTGGTAAGACAAGGAAGATTCCCTTCTGGAATATGGCTTGAAATTATTGGTTGTCAGAGTAATAGTACTGCCTCTCCAAGTGCTGATATTACTGATGAAATGACCTCATACAAGGAGTCATTGCATCTAAAGGATTTCAATAGAGAAAAATCTAGTAGTCTAGTTTCAGCTCTCCACAGCAACTACTTGAGCATAG GAAAAATTATCTCACCTCACTACATACATGTTTTTTTGGGAGTTTCTGGGTCATCCATCTCCACAGTGGCTCATGGAATACTCATTGGACAAAG AATGCCATCTATGCGTGGCACCCTTCTACCTTCACCAATGCCATGGACGTCCATGCACTACAAAGAGTATTGGCGCCTTTGTCATGATTCACTTATTGCATGCTTCAGATGA
- the LOC100793897 gene encoding uncharacterized protein isoform X2, translating to MRRHCRLWWPKQLLSNEESSSSILLGWFVTCSPSSLDIIVAFTCSEVLLSSYSPGIEGIIDGTCGSMPSVLEDKSKFSVLGLCVTGPTTSNGLMNGAEDDKKKFSEHGNALQEGGTDGKNNSMSCRCFQLDGSLRKSSQYVLGRSNWVLLMFDSPEQNDVVIHRLPKLHHIHWNGLTVSQYDVHDTIILAINCTAAAKRIFETHLVPRRSLSQLSIFPMLYVVIGHLFSKFWASISTMLYIVLQFFQTHFSYESESWAYVKSTNVFMKTAWINMRIRCGQILYWPIFLRENDPRSQSCVEYVEKAAMHRHSMWSTLVVDILLGNLVGWALLYRAESVCLSVLNFMHGFSTFLRSGCVWLMGNPAGFKLNAELAGVLGMASLNAVQIWSTLWIFVGYIFNYIIQGLSVLGILCGFTVPAALVIDMIALATLHISTLHWFISLVYSSQLQALAALWRLFRGRKWNPLRQRLDSFDYTVKQHIVGSLLFTPLLLLLPTTSVFYIFFSIMDTTINLVCLLIEVTISVIHVTPYTKIFLWLVRQGRFPSGIWLEIIGCQSNSTASPSADITDEMTSYKESLHLKDFNREKSSSLVSALHSNYLSIGKIISPHYIHVFLGVSGSSISTVAHGILIGQRMPSMRGTLLPSPMPWTSMHYKEYWRLCHDSLIACFR from the exons ATGAGAAGACATTGTAGGCTTTGGTGGCCAAAGCAACTTTTATCAAATGAAGAATCATCATCCAGTATTTTGTTGGGGTGGTTTGTCACCTGCTCACCATCATCCCTTGACATTATTGTAGCCTTTACTTGCAGTGAAGTCTTGCTTTCTAGTTATAGTCCTGGCATTGAG GGAATCATTGATGGCACATGTGGGAGCATGCCTTCAGTTCTTGAGGATAAGTCCAAGTTCTCTGTGCTTGGTCTGTGTGTCACTGGCCCTACTACTAGTAATGGTTTGATGAATGGGGCGGAAGATGACAAAAAGAAGTTCTCTGAGCATGGCAATGCTTTGCAAGAGGGAGGTACAGATGGAAAGAATAACTCTATGAGTTGTCGATGCTTCCAGTTAGATGGTTCATTGAGGAAAAGTAGCCAATATGTTCTTGGAAGAAGTAATTGGGTTCTGCTCATGTTTGATTCTCCTGAACAGAATGATGTAGTAATACACAGGCTTCCAAAATTGCATCACATTCATTGGAATGGACTAACTGTGTCACAATATGATGTTCAC GATACAATTATTCTGGCAATTAATTGCACTGCTGCTGCTAAAAGAATTTTTGAGACACACCTGGTCCCAAGAAGATCATTGAGCCAGCTCTCCATATTTCCCAT GCTTTATGTTGTCATAGGGCACCTGTTTTCCAAATTTTGGGCTTCGATCTCCACCATGCTCTATATTGTTCTTCAGTTTTTCCAAACACATTTTAGTTACGAATCAGAATCATGGGCATATGTGAAATCAACAAATGTATTCATGAAGACTGCTTGGATTAATATGCGAATCCGTTGTGGTCAGATATTATATTGGCCAATCTTTCTTCGGGAAAATGACCCCAG GTCACAATCATGTGTTGAATATGTAGAGAAAGCTGCAATGCATAGGCATTCTATGTGGTCTACTTTGGTTGTTGATATTCTCCTGGGAAACTTGGTTGGCTGGGCATTACTATATCGCGCAGAATCAGTTTGCCTTTCAGTTTTGAACTTTATGCATGGGTTTTCCACATTTTTGCGCTCTGGGTGTGTGTGGTTAATGGGAAACCCTGCAGGCTTCAAATTGAATGCTGAGTTGGCAGGAGTACTTGGCATGGCTTCTTTGAATGCAGTCCAGATATGGTCAACACTCTGGATCTTTGTGGGTTACATCttcaattatattattcaaGGGCTTTCTGTCTTAGGAATCCTTTGTGGATTCACTGTTCCTGCTGCTTTGGTCATAGACATGATTGCACTGGCAACTTTACACATTTCAACTCTTCATTGGTTCATTTCACTTGTATATTCATCACAATTACAGGCATTAGCAGCCTTGTGGCGGCTTTTCAG GGGTCGGAAATGGAATCCTCTGAGGCAGCGGTTGGATAGCTTTGACTATACTGTGAAGCAACACATTGTTGGATCTCTTTTATTTACACCACTTCTACTTCTTTTACCAACTACTTCCGTTTTCTATATATTCTTTAGTATCATGGACACAACCATTAACCTTGTCTGTCTACTGATTGAAGTCACTATTTCAGTAATTCATGTTACCCCTTATACCAAGATATTTCTTTGGTTGGTAAGACAAGGAAGATTCCCTTCTGGAATATGGCTTGAAATTATTGGTTGTCAGAGTAATAGTACTGCCTCTCCAAGTGCTGATATTACTGATGAAATGACCTCATACAAGGAGTCATTGCATCTAAAGGATTTCAATAGAGAAAAATCTAGTAGTCTAGTTTCAGCTCTCCACAGCAACTACTTGAGCATAG GAAAAATTATCTCACCTCACTACATACATGTTTTTTTGGGAGTTTCTGGGTCATCCATCTCCACAGTGGCTCATGGAATACTCATTGGACAAAG AATGCCATCTATGCGTGGCACCCTTCTACCTTCACCAATGCCATGGACGTCCATGCACTACAAAGAGTATTGGCGCCTTTGTCATGATTCACTTATTGCATGCTTCAGATGA